In Streptomyces sp. 840.1, one DNA window encodes the following:
- a CDS encoding glycosyltransferase family 39 protein, with product MSAEPSPQATRSRPHPQPSQEHRRVRARASAALASAAPALGAYAAVRIVGLVVFWAAASLAGKDAFHLLAERWDSVWYQRVAEHGYVYTVTLPDGGIHSDLAFFPLLPALERGIAEVTPLGVAGAGLLVAWVAGLLAAWGIFAVGARVHGRRTGVVLAALWGVYPTAFVQSMAYTETLFTALAAWSLYAALTRRWIVAGALSVLAGLTRPSAAALIAALAITAAVTLVREYRAGATDGIVRRNGRMLAGVALAPLGWLGYVVFVAVREGSPFAYFDVQAQWGNSIDGGAALAGFILGLPLPGALGLCVALAGLGWLVYLCVRQRQPLPVLVYGIAVVVISLIGSGYFGSRPRLMMPAFPLLLPPAVALLRLRSAARTATVLALLASASAAYGAWTLLGSGPP from the coding sequence ATGTCCGCAGAACCCTCCCCGCAGGCCACCCGCTCCCGGCCGCATCCGCAGCCCTCCCAGGAGCACAGGCGGGTCCGGGCCCGCGCCTCGGCCGCGCTCGCCTCGGCGGCCCCGGCGCTCGGCGCCTACGCGGCCGTGCGGATCGTCGGGCTCGTCGTCTTCTGGGCGGCCGCGTCCCTAGCGGGGAAGGACGCCTTCCACCTGCTCGCCGAGCGCTGGGACTCCGTCTGGTACCAGCGGGTCGCGGAGCACGGGTACGTCTACACCGTCACCCTGCCCGACGGCGGTATCCACTCCGACCTGGCCTTCTTCCCGCTGCTGCCCGCGCTGGAGCGCGGCATCGCGGAGGTGACCCCGCTCGGCGTCGCGGGCGCCGGACTGCTGGTCGCGTGGGTGGCGGGTCTCCTCGCGGCCTGGGGGATCTTCGCCGTCGGCGCACGGGTCCACGGACGCCGGACGGGGGTGGTGCTGGCCGCGCTGTGGGGGGTGTACCCGACGGCGTTCGTCCAGTCCATGGCGTACACCGAGACCCTGTTCACCGCGCTCGCCGCCTGGTCGCTGTACGCGGCGCTGACCCGGCGGTGGATCGTGGCCGGCGCGCTGTCCGTACTGGCCGGTCTCACCCGCCCGTCCGCCGCCGCGCTCATCGCCGCCCTGGCGATCACCGCAGCCGTCACGCTCGTACGCGAGTACCGGGCCGGTGCCACCGACGGCATCGTCCGCCGCAACGGCCGGATGCTCGCCGGGGTGGCCCTCGCGCCGCTGGGCTGGCTCGGGTACGTGGTGTTCGTGGCCGTGCGCGAAGGCAGCCCGTTCGCCTACTTCGACGTCCAGGCCCAGTGGGGCAACAGCATCGACGGCGGCGCGGCCCTCGCCGGGTTCATCCTCGGCCTTCCGCTGCCGGGGGCGCTCGGGCTGTGCGTGGCGCTGGCCGGTCTCGGCTGGCTGGTGTACCTGTGCGTGCGGCAGCGCCAGCCGCTACCCGTACTCGTGTACGGCATCGCCGTCGTCGTCATCTCGCTGATCGGCTCCGGCTACTTCGGCTCCCGGCCCCGGCTGATGATGCCCGCGTTCCCCCTCCTCCTGCCGCCCGCCGTCGCGCTGCTGCGGCTGCGCTCCGCCGCCCGTACGGCGACGGTCCTGGCGCTACTCGCCTCGGCCTCGGCGGCGTACGGGGCATGGACGCTGCTCGGCTCCGGCCCGCCGTGA
- a CDS encoding DinB family protein codes for MTRTDSPPAWDERTQLTTFLDYTRATALAKCEGLAQEDARKAPLPGSPLMTLAGVVNHLRWVEYYWFEVVFLGGEDEGPWTDEDPDREMRIAVDMPLADVLTDYEKQCVRYRELVAAHDLDTPAKRPHSDGRHPDLRWILLHLVEETARHNGHLDIIREIVDGSTGS; via the coding sequence ATGACACGCACCGATTCGCCTCCCGCCTGGGACGAGCGCACACAGCTGACCACTTTCCTCGACTACACCCGAGCGACCGCACTGGCCAAGTGCGAGGGTCTCGCGCAGGAGGATGCCCGTAAGGCACCGCTGCCGGGTTCGCCCCTGATGACGCTCGCGGGCGTGGTCAACCATCTCCGCTGGGTCGAGTACTACTGGTTCGAGGTCGTGTTCCTCGGCGGGGAGGACGAGGGCCCGTGGACCGACGAGGACCCCGACCGCGAGATGCGCATCGCCGTGGACATGCCGCTCGCCGACGTGCTGACGGACTACGAGAAGCAGTGCGTCCGCTACCGGGAGCTCGTCGCCGCCCACGACCTGGACACCCCGGCCAAGCGTCCGCACAGCGACGGCCGCCACCCCGATCTGCGCTGGATCCTGCTGCACCTCGTCGAGGAGACTGCCCGGCACAACGGCCACCTCGACATCATCCGGGAGATCGTCGACGGCAGCACAGGCTCCTGA
- a CDS encoding helix-turn-helix domain-containing protein has product MTTKADKEAQVKADYNAFLAVCPSRLLLDRISNKWVVLILCALGGDAPAQAGASNVPKPMRYSELSRLLAGVSQKMLTQTLRSLERDGLLLRTATPTVPVTVTYALTDLGLSLHHLTRGLRSWAQSHMDEVLASREEHDARTP; this is encoded by the coding sequence GTGACGACGAAGGCCGACAAGGAAGCGCAGGTCAAGGCGGACTACAACGCCTTCCTCGCGGTGTGCCCCAGCCGCCTGCTCCTCGACCGGATCTCGAACAAATGGGTCGTCCTGATCCTGTGCGCGCTGGGCGGTGACGCACCGGCGCAGGCCGGCGCGTCGAACGTTCCGAAGCCGATGCGCTACTCCGAGCTCTCCCGGCTGCTGGCCGGTGTCAGCCAGAAGATGCTGACCCAGACCCTGCGGTCGCTCGAACGCGACGGCCTGCTCCTACGCACCGCGACCCCCACGGTCCCCGTCACGGTCACCTACGCCCTGACCGACCTGGGCCTCTCGCTCCACCACCTGACCCGCGGGCTGAGGAGCTGGGCGCAGTCCCATATGGACGAAGTCCTCGCCAGCCGTGAGGAGCACGACGCGCGGACTCCCTGA
- a CDS encoding aldo/keto reductase family oxidoreductase, whose translation MDTSSTSLPGGTWTLGDSAVTRFGYGAMQLAGPWVMGPPADHDGALAVLREAAGLGITHLDTSDAYGPRITNELIREALHPYPESLFIATKVGATRDASGGWPTARRPEDLRKQVHENLESLGVEALDLVNMRMGDAQGPQPGSITEPFETLAGLQQEGLIRHLGVSNVTAEQVADARAVAPVVCVQNMYNLAHRHDDGLVDQLAADGIAYVPFFPLGGFTPLQSEALSRIAGRLGAAPMPVALAWLLQRSPNILLIPGTSSTAHLRENIAGAGLSLSGEDVAELDTIGR comes from the coding sequence ATGGACACGTCCTCCACCTCTCTTCCCGGCGGCACCTGGACGCTGGGTGACTCGGCCGTCACCAGGTTCGGGTACGGCGCGATGCAACTGGCCGGTCCGTGGGTCATGGGGCCGCCCGCCGACCACGACGGCGCCCTCGCCGTCCTGCGCGAGGCCGCCGGCCTGGGGATCACCCACCTCGACACCAGCGACGCCTACGGACCCCGCATCACGAACGAGCTGATCCGCGAAGCGCTGCACCCGTACCCGGAGTCGCTGTTCATCGCCACCAAGGTGGGCGCGACCCGGGACGCCTCGGGCGGGTGGCCCACGGCCCGGCGCCCCGAAGACCTGCGCAAGCAGGTCCACGAGAATCTCGAATCCCTCGGCGTCGAGGCCCTCGACCTGGTCAACATGCGCATGGGCGACGCCCAGGGCCCGCAGCCCGGCTCGATCACCGAACCGTTCGAGACGCTCGCCGGCCTCCAGCAAGAGGGGCTGATCCGCCACCTCGGCGTCAGCAACGTCACTGCGGAACAGGTCGCCGACGCACGCGCCGTAGCCCCGGTCGTGTGCGTGCAGAACATGTACAACCTCGCCCACCGCCACGACGACGGCCTCGTCGACCAGCTCGCCGCCGACGGCATCGCCTACGTGCCGTTCTTCCCGCTGGGAGGGTTCACGCCGCTGCAGTCCGAGGCCCTCTCACGGATCGCGGGCCGGCTGGGGGCGGCGCCGATGCCGGTCGCGCTGGCCTGGCTGCTGCAGCGCTCACCGAACATCCTGCTCATCCCGGGAACCTCCTCCACGGCTCACCTGCGCGAGAACATCGCGGGCGCCGGGCTCTCCCTCTCCGGCGAGGATGTGGCGGAGCTGGACACCATCGGCCGCTGA
- a CDS encoding YihY/virulence factor BrkB family protein has protein sequence MSDTATGAPSRAAGHPGPARRWSVALRRTPVSLWNDDLSDWAAALTYYAILALLPALLVTVSVIGLANPRATDALIADITAFAPAESGAALRQPLVAATEQRTAVWLLVATGTLSAVWSASSYLAVFRRALHAMHGVRDTRPALRKAHIIVATAIGLLLLLMASAFALVLSGPLARWLGHRIGLAHLGDAVWEVLKWPVLLCLVACLITVLFRTGPASARGSRRALPGGMLAALLWLAASAGFALYATYIGSYSRLYGSLAGLVVFLIWVWFTNLALLTGAQFNVELGRVRHGGTGPRTDGDDNRDGHEGHDGSDGHEGPDGSGRSDETGDAFGTDAAPGGSPTGGSPPGASTPSAT, from the coding sequence ATCAGCGACACCGCCACCGGGGCGCCGTCCCGGGCCGCCGGGCATCCCGGGCCCGCGCGGCGCTGGTCCGTCGCGCTGCGGCGCACGCCCGTCTCCCTGTGGAACGACGACCTTTCGGACTGGGCGGCGGCCCTGACGTATTACGCCATCCTCGCGCTGCTCCCGGCGCTCCTGGTCACGGTGTCCGTCATCGGGCTGGCCAATCCCCGGGCCACCGACGCGCTGATCGCGGACATCACGGCCTTCGCGCCGGCGGAGTCCGGCGCAGCGCTGCGCCAGCCCCTCGTGGCGGCCACGGAGCAGCGGACGGCGGTATGGCTGCTGGTCGCGACCGGGACCCTCAGCGCGGTCTGGTCCGCCTCCAGCTATCTGGCGGTGTTCCGGCGGGCGCTGCACGCGATGCACGGGGTCCGGGACACCCGGCCCGCCCTGCGCAAGGCCCACATCATCGTGGCGACGGCGATCGGGCTGCTGCTGCTCCTGATGGCCAGCGCGTTCGCCCTCGTGCTCTCCGGCCCGCTGGCCCGTTGGCTCGGGCACCGGATCGGCCTGGCTCATCTGGGGGACGCGGTGTGGGAGGTGCTGAAGTGGCCCGTGCTGCTCTGCCTGGTCGCCTGCCTGATCACGGTCCTCTTCCGGACCGGTCCCGCATCGGCGCGCGGCTCGCGCCGCGCACTGCCGGGAGGAATGCTGGCGGCCCTCCTGTGGCTGGCGGCCTCGGCCGGATTCGCGCTGTACGCGACGTACATCGGCTCCTACAGCCGGTTGTACGGGTCGCTGGCGGGACTGGTGGTGTTCCTGATCTGGGTGTGGTTCACCAACCTGGCCCTGCTGACCGGCGCCCAGTTCAACGTGGAGCTGGGCCGGGTACGGCACGGAGGCACCGGGCCCCGGACCGACGGCGACGACAACCGCGACGGTCACGAGGGTCACGACGGGAGTGACGGTCACGAGGGCCCCGACGGGAGTGGCCGGAGTGACGAGACCGGGGACGCCTTCGGGACGGACGCCGCGCCCGGTGGCTCCCCGACTGGTGGTTCCCCGCCCGGTGCGTCCACGCCCAGTGCTACCTAG
- a CDS encoding SRPBCC family protein has translation MSTTVPDRTAHPTELGQPGPEDYRFTRKAWIATTPSRAYDLVSDVRMIGTWSPSASEVRYDAGCGPYPGARFGGRNRRGDREWTSRSQVLEAEPGDTFSFVVEEVVRWRWTFRPLGTGTVAEQSWQLLRLDPVLGTTRAELDALLAHMADSAETTLTALARWVAEESDRRGLGHR, from the coding sequence ATGAGCACCACCGTTCCCGACCGCACCGCACACCCCACCGAACTCGGACAACCCGGCCCGGAGGACTACCGCTTCACCAGGAAGGCATGGATCGCCACCACGCCCTCGCGCGCCTACGACCTCGTGAGCGACGTGCGGATGATCGGCACCTGGAGCCCGAGCGCGAGCGAGGTGCGCTACGACGCCGGCTGCGGCCCGTACCCCGGAGCCCGGTTCGGCGGACGCAACCGGCGCGGCGACCGCGAGTGGACCAGCCGCTCACAGGTGCTGGAGGCCGAGCCCGGCGACACGTTCTCCTTCGTCGTCGAGGAGGTCGTCCGGTGGCGCTGGACCTTCCGCCCGCTCGGAACCGGCACCGTCGCGGAACAGTCCTGGCAGCTGCTGCGGCTGGACCCCGTGCTGGGCACCACCCGCGCGGAGCTGGACGCGCTGCTCGCGCACATGGCGGACAGTGCCGAGACGACCCTGACCGCCCTCGCGCGCTGGGTCGCGGAGGAGAGCGACAGGCGCGGCCTCGGCCACCGCTGA
- a CDS encoding SMP-30/gluconolactonase/LRE family protein yields the protein MSAKSAKSAKSTKSARNALAVAIATVTLTVGWAGSATASTAPLSHARITEHFDLDAGQMPENIVAEPDGDLDLSLSKAGRITQVTRDGRVRVLATLPVPADDGVHTPALGFSLVTGLVRDAHGTLYFLYATGTDDLTGVWRLTPGGHPERIAALPADGLPNGLALDSGRLYVTDSVRGVIWRVPVAGGRATVWADGAELAPDNFLGANGLKVHNGAVWVSNLDRGTVLRYPVRRNGTAGPARVVAEQLPGIDDFTFTGRGDRILAALNQTDEVALIEPDGTHTIVLSARDGLQNPTAVAVRGDTAYVTSAAYLTGQDPNLLTARIHDHH from the coding sequence GTGTCAGCGAAGTCAGCGAAGTCAGCGAAGTCCACGAAGTCCGCACGCAACGCACTGGCCGTCGCCATCGCGACGGTCACCCTCACCGTCGGCTGGGCAGGCTCGGCGACGGCCTCCACCGCGCCCCTGTCGCACGCCCGGATCACCGAGCACTTCGACCTGGACGCCGGGCAGATGCCGGAGAACATCGTCGCGGAGCCCGACGGCGACCTCGATCTGTCCCTCTCCAAGGCGGGCCGGATCACCCAGGTGACCCGCGACGGCAGGGTGCGGGTGCTGGCGACCCTGCCCGTACCGGCCGATGACGGCGTGCACACCCCGGCGCTCGGCTTCTCACTGGTCACGGGCCTGGTCAGGGACGCGCACGGCACGCTGTACTTCCTGTACGCCACGGGCACCGACGACCTCACCGGCGTCTGGCGGCTCACCCCCGGCGGCCACCCGGAACGCATCGCCGCACTGCCGGCCGACGGCCTGCCCAACGGGCTGGCGCTGGACTCCGGCCGTCTCTACGTCACCGACTCGGTCCGGGGCGTCATCTGGCGCGTACCGGTGGCCGGCGGCCGTGCGACGGTCTGGGCCGACGGTGCCGAGCTGGCCCCGGACAACTTCCTCGGCGCCAACGGGCTGAAGGTGCACAACGGCGCGGTCTGGGTGTCCAACCTGGACCGCGGCACCGTCCTGCGGTACCCGGTGCGAAGGAACGGCACGGCGGGGCCCGCCCGGGTCGTGGCCGAGCAGCTGCCCGGAATCGACGACTTCACCTTCACCGGACGCGGCGACCGGATCCTCGCCGCCCTCAACCAGACCGACGAGGTCGCTTTGATCGAGCCCGACGGCACCCACACCATCGTCCTCAGCGCCCGGGACGGGCTGCAGAACCCCACGGCCGTTGCCGTGCGCGGCGACACCGCGTACGTGACCTCGGCCGCGTACCTCACCGGCCAGGACCCCAACCTGCTCACCGCCCGTATCCACGACCACCACTGA
- a CDS encoding helix-turn-helix domain-containing protein — MDAHGQLGAFLQARRAQLQPQDVGLPTYGDRRRVPGLRREELALLAGVSASYYTRLEQGASCHASVEVLDAIARALRLEETERLHLRDLATACRHRVTARRPPAERPAQAVRDLVRSLGEVPVVVTGRRSDVLAWNAAGHALLAGHVDPAGPERPADRPNMARLVFLDAHIRELYVDWTAKARAVVGNLRLVAGRHPQDARLTALIGELTTQSSEFAGMWADHRVRACDSAEYELRHPLVGSLTVTQQTLTAPSEPEQSLVMVTTAAGSASEAALKLLVQATTAGAGTGGPASRPSDFSAPGSGQRRR, encoded by the coding sequence ATGGACGCTCACGGACAGCTCGGCGCCTTCCTCCAGGCGCGGCGGGCGCAGTTGCAGCCTCAGGACGTCGGCCTGCCGACCTACGGGGACCGCCGCCGGGTGCCGGGACTGCGGCGTGAGGAGCTGGCCCTGCTGGCGGGTGTCAGCGCCTCCTACTACACCCGCCTCGAACAGGGGGCCTCCTGCCACGCCTCCGTCGAGGTGCTGGACGCGATCGCCCGCGCCCTGCGTCTGGAGGAGACCGAACGGCTGCACCTGCGCGACCTGGCCACCGCCTGCCGGCACCGGGTCACGGCCCGGCGCCCCCCGGCCGAGCGACCGGCCCAGGCCGTGCGCGACCTGGTGCGGTCCCTGGGCGAGGTGCCCGTCGTGGTGACCGGGCGGCGCAGCGACGTACTGGCCTGGAACGCCGCGGGGCACGCGCTGCTGGCCGGGCATGTGGACCCGGCCGGTCCCGAACGCCCGGCGGACCGGCCGAACATGGCGCGCCTGGTCTTCCTGGACGCCCACATCCGTGAGCTGTACGTCGACTGGACGGCGAAGGCCCGAGCCGTGGTCGGCAATCTGCGACTGGTCGCCGGGCGGCACCCGCAGGACGCCCGGCTGACCGCGCTCATCGGCGAACTCACCACACAGAGTTCCGAGTTCGCGGGCATGTGGGCCGATCACCGGGTGCGGGCCTGCGACAGTGCCGAGTACGAGCTGCGGCATCCGCTCGTCGGCTCCCTGACGGTCACCCAGCAGACACTGACGGCGCCGTCCGAACCCGAGCAGTCCCTGGTCATGGTGACCACCGCCGCCGGATCGGCCTCCGAGGCCGCGCTGAAACTCCTCGTGCAGGCCACGACGGCCGGGGCGGGGACCGGGGGGCCGGCCTCGCGCCCGTCGGACTTCAGCGCCCCCGGTAGTGGTCAGCGACGGCGGTGA
- a CDS encoding TetR/AcrR family transcriptional regulator, which translates to MAEDAAGQPVAGQTRRRGAVLEEAILRAAAAELTESGYAALTMDRVAARAGTNKNAIYRRWPNRLALGIAAYRQLSTTIQPPDTGSLRGDVLELLRRANRNWSSPFGTILRELISAAGGASELLAQLQDQSGDSAAAPWLTVLGRAVARGEASPEALHPRVATVAMVLLRNEFVVRGVPAAPDDVLVEIVDEVYLPLVRRRDPATPD; encoded by the coding sequence ATGGCAGAGGACGCGGCGGGGCAGCCGGTCGCCGGGCAGACCCGGCGACGCGGAGCCGTCCTGGAGGAGGCGATCCTGCGTGCCGCGGCGGCCGAGCTGACCGAATCGGGATACGCCGCCCTGACCATGGACCGGGTCGCCGCCCGTGCGGGCACCAACAAGAACGCCATCTACCGCCGCTGGCCGAACCGGCTCGCCCTCGGCATCGCCGCCTACCGGCAGTTGTCCACGACGATCCAACCGCCCGACACCGGCTCACTGCGCGGCGACGTCCTGGAGCTGCTGCGCCGGGCCAACCGCAACTGGAGCTCGCCGTTCGGCACGATCCTGCGCGAGCTGATCTCCGCGGCGGGCGGCGCGTCCGAACTCCTGGCGCAGCTCCAGGACCAGTCCGGCGATTCCGCGGCCGCCCCCTGGCTGACGGTCCTGGGCCGCGCGGTGGCCCGGGGCGAGGCCTCCCCGGAGGCGCTGCACCCCAGGGTCGCCACCGTGGCCATGGTGCTGCTGCGCAACGAGTTCGTCGTACGCGGGGTCCCGGCCGCACCGGACGACGTCCTCGTCGAAATCGTCGACGAGGTGTACCTGCCGCTGGTGCGGCGACGGGACCCGGCGACGCCGGACTGA
- a CDS encoding nitroreductase/quinone reductase family protein: MPTSFNETIIEEFRANGGKVGGPFAGGDLLLLTTTGARSGAERTTPLGYVRHGELILLVGSNLGAPSHPAWYHNLLAHPVVRVEIGTSTFQALAVPAEGDRRDELFAHAVESAPGYGDYQARTDRVLPVVVLERADPDGWRPGEVRTLADKVMEVHTWLRGQLRQVAAEADAHFAERATHQGPGRPPAPGLGLQIRQRCLAFCQALEFHHTSEDGHLFPGIARYHPDLGDTFARLDAEHRTVARIQAALVELLAGIAIAEPDSFRAELARMSAELNAHLDYEEETIVPLLADVPWPPVPPANAS, encoded by the coding sequence ATGCCCACGTCCTTCAACGAAACGATCATCGAGGAGTTCCGCGCCAACGGGGGAAAGGTCGGCGGCCCCTTCGCGGGCGGCGACCTCCTCCTGTTGACGACCACCGGCGCCAGGTCGGGGGCCGAGCGGACCACCCCGCTCGGCTACGTCCGCCACGGCGAGCTGATCCTGCTCGTCGGCTCCAATCTCGGCGCGCCGAGCCACCCCGCCTGGTACCACAACCTGCTCGCCCACCCGGTGGTCCGGGTGGAGATCGGCACCAGCACCTTCCAGGCCCTCGCGGTCCCCGCCGAGGGTGACCGGCGCGACGAACTGTTCGCGCACGCCGTGGAGTCCGCCCCCGGGTACGGCGACTACCAGGCCCGGACCGACCGGGTGCTGCCCGTCGTCGTGCTGGAGCGCGCCGACCCCGACGGGTGGCGGCCCGGCGAGGTCCGCACCCTGGCCGACAAGGTCATGGAGGTCCACACCTGGCTTCGCGGCCAGTTGCGGCAGGTGGCGGCCGAGGCGGACGCCCACTTCGCCGAGCGTGCGACCCACCAGGGGCCGGGCCGGCCGCCGGCGCCGGGCCTCGGGCTGCAGATCAGGCAGCGCTGCCTGGCGTTCTGCCAGGCCCTTGAGTTCCACCACACCAGCGAGGACGGGCACCTGTTTCCCGGGATCGCGCGGTACCACCCCGACCTGGGTGACACCTTCGCCCGGCTCGACGCGGAACACCGCACCGTGGCCCGGATCCAGGCGGCGCTGGTGGAGCTGCTCGCCGGTATCGCGATCGCCGAACCGGACAGCTTCCGAGCCGAGTTGGCGCGGATGTCGGCGGAGCTGAACGCCCACCTCGACTACGAGGAGGAGACGATCGTCCCCCTCCTGGCCGACGTGCCCTGGCCGCCGGTCCCTCCCGCGAACGCGAGCTGA
- a CDS encoding ATP-binding protein, whose product MYSSPLAALCPALAPADQGPGPYLRPRSRAGRDGAGLALSLSLTLPGSPRSAVIGRTAVGAALEAHGLAPYVWPATHAVSELLAVSARMTPGRELYVSLRRRDDAVRLLVWDQHPHHAEPDTAALCEVRRRRALWMLAAVVDDWGGEWGTCEAPQRERLGNKSWVVLPR is encoded by the coding sequence GTGTACTCATCCCCACTCGCCGCACTCTGTCCGGCCCTCGCCCCAGCGGACCAGGGCCCGGGGCCCTACCTGCGCCCGAGGAGTCGCGCCGGGCGTGACGGGGCCGGGCTCGCGCTGAGCCTCAGCCTCACGCTGCCCGGCAGCCCCCGCAGCGCGGTCATCGGCCGGACGGCCGTCGGCGCGGCCCTGGAGGCTCATGGGCTCGCCCCGTACGTCTGGCCAGCGACGCACGCCGTGTCCGAACTCCTCGCGGTGAGCGCGCGGATGACTCCGGGCCGGGAGCTGTACGTGTCGCTGCGCCGGCGCGACGACGCGGTCCGCCTCCTCGTCTGGGACCAGCACCCGCACCATGCCGAACCGGACACGGCCGCGCTCTGCGAGGTGCGGCGGCGGCGTGCGCTCTGGATGCTGGCCGCCGTCGTGGACGACTGGGGAGGCGAGTGGGGGACGTGCGAGGCTCCGCAGCGGGAGCGGCTCGGCAACAAGTCCTGGGTGGTGCTGCCTCGCTGA
- a CDS encoding helix-turn-helix transcriptional regulator, which translates to MSSRTSPTERQRRLGRELRKMRLAAEVSAETAAGLLGVDRSRLSNIEQGIRAISEDRVLALAHACACQDQAYVEALAAMTRRARRGWWERYRDSLPDGLLDIAELEAHALRMRSAHSVHIPGILQTSDHALAVFRVVVPALPEHEVALRLAHRVERQQVLEGTTPPEYTGVIHEAALRMQFGGRKVARVQLDHLLTASESRHITLRVIPFEAGAFPGAGQTVNYAEGPTPRLDTVQVDSTHGPEFLDGEEQLAKYRSHLDWMERIALPPQKSRDFIHGIARHL; encoded by the coding sequence ATGTCATCGCGAACCTCACCGACCGAGCGTCAGAGGCGCTTGGGGCGCGAACTCCGCAAGATGCGCCTGGCAGCCGAAGTCTCCGCCGAGACAGCCGCCGGTCTCCTCGGGGTCGACCGGTCCAGACTCTCCAACATCGAGCAAGGCATCCGAGCCATCAGTGAGGACCGCGTACTCGCCCTGGCCCACGCATGCGCCTGCCAGGACCAGGCGTACGTCGAGGCGCTGGCCGCCATGACGAGGCGCGCGAGGAGAGGCTGGTGGGAGCGGTATCGCGACTCGCTCCCCGACGGCCTGCTCGACATCGCGGAGCTGGAGGCCCACGCGCTCCGCATGCGGAGCGCGCACTCCGTCCACATCCCCGGAATCCTCCAGACCAGCGATCACGCATTGGCCGTCTTCCGAGTGGTCGTCCCAGCCCTCCCGGAACACGAAGTCGCGCTGCGGCTCGCGCACCGCGTGGAACGACAGCAGGTTCTGGAGGGCACAACGCCGCCCGAGTACACGGGTGTCATACACGAGGCGGCGTTGCGCATGCAGTTCGGTGGCCGCAAGGTCGCCCGTGTCCAGCTCGATCACCTGCTCACCGCATCAGAGAGCCGCCACATCACCCTGCGGGTCATCCCCTTCGAGGCGGGCGCGTTCCCGGGTGCCGGTCAGACGGTCAACTACGCGGAAGGGCCGACGCCTCGGCTGGACACCGTGCAGGTGGACAGCACCCACGGCCCCGAATTCCTGGATGGGGAAGAACAGTTGGCGAAGTATCGTTCCCATCTCGACTGGATGGAGCGGATCGCTCTGCCGCCCCAGAAGTCACGGGACTTCATCCATGGCATCGCACGCCACCTATGA
- a CDS encoding recombinase family protein — protein MTPHAETASPVVLYVCADRAPRAPGAATQRARREGHAFAQERGLTIAEVVTDTYGEPDPAQRRGWRRVRQLVRTGHVTAVLVRWPSAIAPESAPELRRRETAWLQDRGVRVRYTWAPLSSKSE, from the coding sequence ATGACCCCCCACGCTGAAACCGCCTCTCCCGTCGTCCTGTACGTGTGCGCGGACAGGGCCCCCCGCGCGCCCGGGGCGGCCACGCAGCGTGCACGGAGAGAGGGCCACGCGTTCGCCCAGGAGCGCGGGCTGACCATCGCCGAGGTCGTCACCGACACCTACGGCGAGCCCGACCCGGCCCAGCGCCGGGGATGGCGGCGAGTGAGACAGCTGGTGCGAACCGGCCATGTCACCGCGGTACTCGTCCGCTGGCCCAGCGCCATCGCGCCGGAGTCCGCGCCCGAACTCCGCCGCCGCGAGACCGCCTGGCTCCAGGACCGGGGCGTACGCGTCCGGTACACGTGGGCGCCCCTGTCGTCGAAGAGCGAGTGA
- a CDS encoding ATP-binding protein has product MTLHTSPAPAPPATSALAATEPCREYWFGLPALRTSARAARDTVRDRLRAWKVPGDTCCDAVLLVSELTTNAVLHTGSGRVLCGLTLTDDERRLRIELHDEGRTPVRAPEHLAGPDEENGRGLLLVSQLADRWGSARSAHAEGKVVWVELAAHS; this is encoded by the coding sequence GTGACTCTGCACACGTCCCCCGCCCCGGCCCCGCCCGCGACGTCCGCCTTAGCCGCGACCGAGCCCTGTCGGGAGTACTGGTTCGGCCTGCCCGCCCTGCGCACCAGCGCGAGAGCCGCCCGCGACACCGTGCGAGACCGGCTCCGCGCCTGGAAGGTACCGGGCGACACGTGCTGCGACGCGGTGCTGCTGGTCTCCGAGCTGACCACGAACGCCGTGCTGCACACCGGCAGCGGCCGGGTCCTGTGCGGCCTCACGCTGACCGACGACGAGCGGCGCCTGCGTATCGAACTCCACGACGAGGGCCGCACCCCGGTCCGTGCGCCCGAGCATCTCGCCGGCCCGGACGAGGAGAACGGGCGAGGCCTGCTCCTCGTGTCCCAACTCGCGGACCGCTGGGGCTCCGCACGCTCGGCGCATGCGGAAGGCAAGGTCGTCTGGGTCGAGTTGGCGGCCCACTCCTGA